The Nocardioides panzhihuensis genome has a segment encoding these proteins:
- a CDS encoding ATP-binding cassette domain-containing protein — MSEQSADNHDLIRVQGARQNNLKDVSVEIPKRRLSVFTGVSGSGKSSLVFGTIAAESRRLIDETYSTFIQGFMPSLPRPEVDAMEGLTTAILVDQERLGANPRSTLGTVTDGHAMLRQLFSRLGTPHIGGPTAFSFNIPTTKVGGVSVTESGKKNVIKQETYLGGMCPACDGRGVASDLDLGAIVDESKSLNEGAILVPGYKPDGWMVKGFSETGLLDGDKPIRDYTETERHDFLYKEKGKIKALGMNMTYQGLIPKLRESVFSKDPEQLQPHIKAFVERAAVFAPCPTCEGTRLNESARSSKVRGIDIAEVCAMQITDLAEWLRGIDEPGVAPLIGSLLHLCDSMTEIGLGYLSFDRPSGTLSGGEAQRTKMVRHLGSALTDVTYVFDEPTVGLHPHDIQRMNKLLLDLRDKGNTVLVVEHKPETIAIADRIVDLGPGAGSDGGTICFEGTYEELAVADTLTGRHLGHRASVKETVREPKGYLEIRGATSHNLRNVDVDVPLGVLTVVTGVAGSGKSSLIHGSIPPGTEVEFVDQSAIKGSRRSNPATYTGLLEPIRKAFAKANDVKPALFSANSEGACPTCKGNGMIYTELGFMETVASPCEDCGGKRFQPLVLEYRLGGLNIAEVLDLSVAKALAFFSEGESKVPPAAKILERMSDVGLGYLKLGQPLNTLSGGERQRIKLAMHLGDKGGTYVLDEPTTGLHLADVDNLLALLDKLVDAGKSVIVIEHHQAVMAHADWIIDLGPGAGHDGGLVVFEGTPAELVAKKSTLTGEHLAAYVGA, encoded by the coding sequence ATGAGCGAGCAAAGTGCTGACAACCACGACCTGATCCGCGTCCAAGGGGCCAGGCAGAACAACCTGAAGGACGTCTCGGTCGAGATCCCCAAGCGCCGGCTCTCGGTGTTCACCGGGGTGTCGGGCTCCGGGAAGTCGTCGCTGGTCTTCGGCACGATCGCGGCGGAGTCGCGACGCCTCATCGACGAGACCTATTCGACCTTCATCCAGGGGTTCATGCCCAGCCTCCCGCGGCCCGAGGTGGACGCGATGGAAGGGCTGACGACCGCCATCCTGGTCGACCAGGAGCGGCTCGGCGCCAACCCCCGCTCGACGCTGGGCACGGTGACCGACGGCCACGCGATGCTGCGCCAGCTCTTCTCCCGGTTGGGGACGCCTCACATCGGCGGCCCGACCGCGTTCTCGTTCAACATCCCGACCACGAAGGTCGGCGGCGTCTCGGTCACGGAGTCCGGCAAGAAGAACGTCATCAAGCAGGAGACCTACCTCGGCGGCATGTGCCCGGCGTGCGACGGCCGTGGCGTCGCCTCAGACCTCGACCTCGGCGCCATCGTCGATGAGTCCAAGTCGCTCAACGAGGGCGCCATCCTCGTGCCCGGCTACAAGCCCGACGGCTGGATGGTGAAGGGATTCTCCGAGACGGGGCTGCTCGACGGGGACAAGCCGATCCGCGACTACACCGAGACCGAGCGTCACGACTTCCTCTACAAGGAGAAGGGGAAGATCAAGGCGCTCGGGATGAACATGACCTACCAGGGCCTCATCCCCAAGCTGCGCGAGTCGGTCTTCAGCAAGGATCCCGAGCAGCTGCAGCCGCACATCAAGGCGTTCGTGGAACGTGCCGCCGTCTTCGCACCGTGCCCGACCTGCGAGGGCACCCGGCTCAACGAGTCGGCTCGCTCCTCGAAGGTCAGAGGCATCGACATCGCCGAGGTCTGTGCCATGCAGATCACCGACCTCGCCGAGTGGCTGCGCGGCATCGATGAGCCGGGCGTCGCGCCGCTGATCGGCTCACTGCTCCACCTGTGCGACTCGATGACCGAGATCGGCCTCGGCTATCTCTCCTTCGACCGGCCCTCGGGCACCCTGAGCGGTGGTGAGGCGCAGCGTACGAAGATGGTCCGCCACCTGGGTTCGGCGTTGACCGACGTGACCTATGTCTTCGACGAGCCGACCGTCGGTCTGCACCCGCACGACATCCAGCGGATGAACAAGCTGCTCCTCGACCTGCGCGACAAGGGCAACACCGTCCTGGTCGTCGAGCACAAGCCGGAGACCATCGCGATCGCCGACCGCATCGTCGACCTCGGTCCGGGCGCCGGCAGCGACGGCGGCACGATCTGCTTCGAGGGCACCTACGAGGAGCTCGCCGTCGCCGACACGCTGACCGGGCGCCACCTCGGTCACCGCGCCTCGGTGAAGGAGACGGTGCGCGAGCCGAAGGGGTATCTGGAGATCCGCGGGGCGACCTCGCACAACCTCCGTAACGTCGACGTGGACGTGCCGCTCGGCGTGCTGACGGTCGTCACCGGTGTCGCCGGGTCGGGGAAGTCGTCGCTGATCCACGGCTCCATCCCTCCTGGCACCGAGGTCGAGTTCGTCGACCAGAGCGCGATCAAGGGGTCGCGCCGCAGCAACCCGGCGACGTACACCGGTCTTCTCGAGCCCATCCGGAAGGCGTTCGCCAAGGCGAATGATGTCAAGCCGGCGCTCTTCTCGGCCAACTCCGAGGGCGCCTGCCCGACCTGCAAGGGCAACGGGATGATCTACACCGAGCTCGGCTTCATGGAGACTGTCGCGTCGCCGTGCGAGGACTGCGGTGGCAAGCGGTTCCAGCCGCTGGTGCTCGAATACCGCCTGGGCGGGCTCAACATCGCCGAGGTGCTCGACCTGTCCGTCGCGAAGGCGCTCGCGTTCTTCTCCGAGGGGGAGTCGAAGGTGCCCCCCGCGGCCAAGATCCTGGAGCGGATGTCCGACGTCGGCCTCGGCTATCTCAAGCTGGGCCAGCCGCTCAACACCCTCTCCGGTGGCGAGCGGCAGCGGATCAAGCTGGCCATGCACCTGGGGGACAAGGGCGGGACGTACGTCCTGGACGAGCCGACCACCGGCCTCCACCTGGCCGACGTCGACAACCTGCTCGCGCTGCTGGACAAGCTGGTCGATGCCGGCAAGTCGGTGATCGTGATCGAGCACCACCAGGCCGTCATGGCCCATGCCGACTGGATCATCGACCTCGGCCCGGGCGCCGGTCACGACGGCGGGCTGGTCGTCTTCGAAGGCACGCCGGCCGAGCTCGTCGCGAAGAAGTCGACGCTGACCGGCGAGCACCTGGCGGCGTACGTCGGGGCTTGA
- a CDS encoding nitroreductase family deazaflavin-dependent oxidoreductase, which produces MTQTETKKPGTPGKLSRWMQHRANARLIRKVRKGKGKFWGMDVLVLHTVGRRSGEPRETPLAWFDDGAGGRVVVASGGGAHHPDWHANLFGKPDQAAYELPGGEPVRAVPERLEGTERERVWQVVAEKSPQIAKYQAKSDRVYPLIRLLPR; this is translated from the coding sequence ATGACACAGACAGAGACGAAGAAGCCCGGTACGCCGGGGAAACTCTCCCGCTGGATGCAGCACCGCGCCAACGCGCGGCTGATCCGCAAGGTGCGTAAGGGGAAGGGCAAGTTCTGGGGCATGGATGTCCTCGTGCTGCACACCGTGGGCAGGCGCAGCGGCGAGCCTCGGGAGACGCCGCTGGCGTGGTTCGACGACGGCGCCGGCGGGCGGGTCGTCGTCGCCTCGGGCGGCGGCGCGCATCACCCGGACTGGCACGCCAACCTGTTCGGGAAACCCGACCAGGCGGCGTACGAGCTTCCGGGTGGTGAGCCGGTCCGCGCCGTCCCCGAGCGCCTCGAGGGCACGGAGCGCGAGCGGGTCTGGCAGGTCGTGGCGGAGAAGTCGCCGCAGATCGCGAAATACCAGGCCAAGTCCGACCGGGTCTACCCGCTGATCCGTCTGCTGCCGCGGTGA